In the Nitrospirota bacterium genome, AATGAACCCCCGCCGTTTGTTCAAGTTGTGGAAATCCCTTGTCGATCAGGTAAAAGCCGACATGTGCAGTTCTATCGTCACCGCCTTTTCTGGCGGCGGCATCGTGCGAAAGATCAATCGCTTTGCGTGCTACCTCGCCCTCAGATAGCCGGCTGCTCTTTGCTATCTTCTCCACCACGTGACGGTAGCGATCACGGGTCGCAAAATCCATCTTTCCGTAAACGCCGTCCGTGTCCTCACGCAGAGTCTGTTCAACAATGCTCATCGTCTCGACGAACTCTCGCCAGTCCATCGCGTCCAGAAAACGGAGGCTGACAATGCTGTTGCTCATCGAGACCTGATCAGCGGCCTGTTTCTGGTTCTCCGACTGTACCAGCTGCTTGATCGTCAGGCCATACTCGGAGAGTTGCTGCTCAATCCAAGTGAGAGGCATTGCCAATGCGGGACCATGTCCCTGCAAACGGCGCGTAAATTCCGCAACAAACGAACTCACCATCGGCGGGTTCGAGCGTGCCATGTCCGCAATCGCTAAAATCAGGCTTTTCGGGTCATTTTCAGCTATTTCCGTCATCTTATCCGCCCAATAGTCAGCGTGGTTTTGATCTATTCTGTCAGCGGCAATCCGGGTTCCAATGCGCCGGAGATTTTCGATCAGTGCCAGGCGCAACATGATGGGGATTGCCCACAATTCTCCCAACTTCAGGGCGGTGACCGTTTGATAGGCTGTAATAAAATTGTAGAGGCTCTCCGGATCTACCCGCCCATCGCCATGTGAGATCGTCTCCTGCGCGATGTCATACACGCGCGGAAGACCAGCCGATGAACCATTCAGCAGTCGAGGCAGTTCACGGCTGTACCCCTTTGGCAAGTGTCTCCTGGCCGCGCGAATCTGCTCTTCAATAAGATAGAAGTTATCGAGCAGCCATTCCCCGGCCGGCGTAATACGGCGGTTTGCCTTAATAGCCTCCATCAGCAGGTTGCGGACTCCAAGCAGCACGTTTTCGTTCTCAGCCAGCCGTTTCAGAAGCCGGTCCCGTGCACGTCCCAGACCCAACTTGTGCAAGCCCGCTAGGGTTTTGCCATGCTGCTCCATCTGATAGCTGCTGAACAGTTCTGATCGTAGCGGTGGCTCTTTGTCAACCCACTTTTGTGTCTGGCTGTTTCCGCGGAGCCTTGTCCGTAAATGGAACAGGTTTCCAAGAATGCTGCTGCTTATCTTCAAGTTTAAGGCCTCCTTCTGAGAAACAAAGTCTCAGCAAATAGGATAGCAATCAGGGTGGTGACTTTAGTCTATCCCCTTTTGGTAGTTTTCTTGACAGTTAATTGATACCAGCTCATTCTTCACCTTTCATAGTAACTATTAATAAAGCAGGAGCAAAACACCCTTCATGAGTCATTGATCAACGATAGAGGACAGGTCAGAAGAACGCTACAATGCGATCAAAGGACTTTCTTAAACGATCTGATACTGTAAGTAACATCCCCTTCAGGAGTTTGGCTCCCACACCGGGATTTGTCTCGATAAGTCTATCCAGGTTTTCCTGAGTAATAATCGCAAGTAAGATATCTTCAAGTGCTACCGCTGTAACTTTCCTGAGACTCTCATCAAGAATGCATAATGCACCCTTGCTGTATATGCCCATAATCACATTCATGCCTCCGAACTCCGCCTCTTTCTTTATTTCCACCCTGCCTGAAACAATAACAGCGATATAATCGAAAGGGTCCTCTTTTTTCCAGAGAGTCTCACCTGCTGGGATATGCTTGCTTTCAAAAAAAGCGGACAGATCTTCGAAATCTTCATCGCTCAGAAATTTGAATACGCTCTTTCTTCCTTTCATAGAAGTAAAGAGGTCTTTCAATGCATTACTCATATCAAACCCACTCCCCATCTTTCCATCTCTTTTTGTATTTTTCAAGCATGATAAAAGCAAGCCAGAGTTTTTCCATACTATCAAACTTATCAAAGTATGATGCCTTGTCGCCCATCAAAACATTACTGAATGC is a window encoding:
- a CDS encoding cyclic nucleotide-binding domain-containing protein, whose protein sequence is MSNALKDLFTSMKGRKSVFKFLSDEDFEDLSAFFESKHIPAGETLWKKEDPFDYIAVIVSGRVEIKKEAEFGGMNVIMGIYSKGALCILDESLRKVTAVALEDILLAIITQENLDRLIETNPGVGAKLLKGMLLTVSDRLRKSFDRIVAFF